One window of the Vicinamibacterales bacterium genome contains the following:
- a CDS encoding ATP-binding cassette domain-containing protein, with product MPQPPAIRLADVSKRFNGVAAVDGLTLEVPPGSIYGFIGPNGSGKTTTLRMIMRILLPDSGRIEVLGSSDTRSARDRVSYLPEERGLYKKMTVRRLLRYYGQLKGRRVAELDPVIDDWTTRLGMQGWGDRKIEALSKGMSQKVQFVGAVVSQPDLLILDEPFSGLDPVNAESLKDAVLEIRRRGTTVVFSTHDMATAERMCDRIFMIFRGRKVLDGTLEEIQAQYGFDTVRLRTAGGAAALAGLGSVQSVNDYGQLQEVRLSADPQSFLQELAARTTVYHFEIARPSLHDIFVRIAAPAEAMAAPSSALERA from the coding sequence GTGCCGCAGCCTCCCGCAATCCGACTGGCCGACGTCAGCAAACGCTTCAACGGCGTCGCCGCCGTCGACGGCCTCACCCTCGAGGTGCCGCCGGGATCGATCTACGGCTTCATCGGCCCCAACGGCTCCGGCAAGACCACCACGCTGCGGATGATCATGCGCATCCTGCTGCCCGACAGCGGCCGCATCGAGGTGCTCGGATCGTCCGACACCCGCTCGGCCCGCGACCGCGTCAGTTATCTCCCGGAGGAGCGCGGCCTCTACAAGAAAATGACGGTCCGCCGCCTGCTCCGCTACTACGGCCAGCTCAAGGGCCGCCGCGTCGCCGAGCTCGATCCGGTGATCGACGACTGGACGACGCGTCTCGGGATGCAGGGCTGGGGCGACCGCAAGATCGAAGCGCTGTCCAAAGGCATGTCGCAGAAGGTGCAGTTCGTCGGCGCCGTCGTCTCGCAACCTGACCTGCTGATTCTCGACGAGCCGTTCTCGGGGCTCGATCCGGTCAACGCCGAATCGCTCAAGGACGCCGTGCTCGAAATCCGCCGCCGCGGCACCACCGTCGTCTTCAGCACCCACGACATGGCGACCGCGGAACGGATGTGCGACCGCATCTTCATGATCTTCCGCGGCCGCAAGGTGCTCGACGGCACGCTCGAGGAAATCCAGGCGCAGTACGGCTTCGACACCGTCCGCCTCCGCACCGCCGGCGGCGCCGCGGCGCTGGCCGGCCTGGGCAGCGTCCAGTCGGTCAACGACTACGGTCAGCTCCAGGAAGTCCGCCTCTCCGCCGATCCGCAGTCGTTCCTGCAGGAGCTGGCGGCGCGGACCACGGTCTATCACTTCGAAATCGCCCGGCCGTCGCTGCACGACATCTTCGTGCGTATCGCGGCACCGGCCGAGGCCATGGCGGCGCCCTCGTCCGCCCTTGAGCGTGCATGA
- a CDS encoding cytochrome c3 family protein — MSQIFHRSLNVWSKTSIVLALVLVSFLGWAVVSLSWSGYVTGQGVTVDQPVQFSHAHHAGAMGIDCRYCHTTVEESPFANIPPTKTCMNCHSQIWTNASILEPVRASFRDNTPLQWTRVHDLPDFVYFNHSIHVAKGVGCATCHGRVDRMPLMLQQNSLQMSWCITCHRNPAPNLRPRDQITNMAWEPPANDPDLGPRLMKEYKIQDVMLLTSCSTCHR; from the coding sequence ATGAGTCAGATTTTCCATCGCAGCCTCAACGTCTGGTCCAAGACCAGCATCGTCCTGGCCCTGGTGCTCGTGTCCTTCCTGGGATGGGCGGTCGTTTCCCTTTCCTGGTCCGGATACGTCACGGGACAGGGCGTGACCGTCGATCAACCGGTGCAGTTCAGTCACGCGCATCACGCGGGGGCAATGGGCATCGACTGCCGCTATTGCCATACGACCGTCGAGGAGTCGCCGTTCGCGAACATCCCCCCGACGAAGACGTGCATGAACTGTCACTCGCAGATCTGGACGAACGCGTCGATCCTGGAGCCCGTCCGCGCCAGTTTCCGCGACAACACGCCGCTGCAGTGGACGCGGGTCCACGACCTGCCCGACTTCGTGTACTTCAATCACAGCATCCACGTGGCCAAGGGCGTCGGCTGCGCGACCTGCCACGGCCGCGTCGACCGGATGCCGCTGATGCTGCAGCAGAACAGCCTGCAGATGAGCTGGTGCATCACCTGCCATCGCAATCCCGCACCGAACCTCCGGCCGCGCGATCAGATTACGAACATGGCCTGGGAGCCGCCCGCAAATGATCCGGATCTGGGCCCGCGGCTGATGAAGGAATACAAGATCCAGGACGTCATGCTGCTGACGAGCTGCTCGACGTGCCACAGGTGA
- a CDS encoding ABC transporter permease, producing the protein MTNKSLIIAISEFTTLVRSKAFIVGLLMMPVFSLVAVGVQKFTRDATDLHDRRFAVVDRSGVLYGPIKAAADEWNAAARARGTQTAPLFLPEAATFEDDDAQARAALSDRVRRDEIYAFVEIPAGVQAPESNAEIRYYSNHPAYRALPGWIATIINREIVNRRFRAAAVDRALVARLTRRVDLAELGLVERDTRGAVKAAAPIDKVRTLAIPVAMMMIVLFSVMSGAPQLLNSVIEEKMSRISEVLIGSVTPYELMMGKLAGCIAVSLVLASVYIVAGTGAARHFGYGDAIHGTDIAWLFLFLLLASFMFGSVFITIGAACSDLKDAQGMMPPAMLVLMLPWLTWFAVLNAPDSPIAIGLSLLPTATPFLMLLRIMLPPGPPLWQIGLSVGLTAAATIAMVYAAGKIFRTGLLMQGKGASFAEMWRWVRTD; encoded by the coding sequence ATGACCAACAAGTCGCTGATCATCGCCATCTCGGAGTTCACCACCCTCGTCCGTTCGAAGGCGTTCATCGTCGGGCTGCTGATGATGCCGGTGTTCTCGCTCGTCGCGGTCGGCGTGCAGAAGTTCACGCGCGACGCGACCGACCTCCACGATCGGCGATTCGCCGTGGTCGATCGCAGCGGCGTCCTCTACGGGCCGATCAAGGCGGCGGCGGACGAATGGAACGCGGCCGCCCGCGCCCGCGGCACGCAGACGGCGCCGCTCTTCCTGCCCGAGGCAGCGACATTCGAGGACGACGACGCGCAGGCGCGCGCCGCCCTGTCGGATCGCGTGCGCCGCGACGAGATCTACGCCTTCGTCGAGATTCCCGCCGGGGTGCAGGCGCCCGAGTCGAACGCGGAGATCCGCTACTACTCCAATCACCCTGCCTATCGCGCGCTGCCAGGCTGGATCGCCACCATCATCAACCGCGAGATCGTCAACCGCCGCTTCCGCGCCGCCGCCGTCGATCGCGCGCTGGTGGCGAGGCTGACCAGGCGCGTCGACCTCGCCGAGCTGGGCCTGGTCGAACGCGACACCCGCGGCGCGGTCAAGGCGGCGGCGCCCATCGACAAGGTCCGGACGCTGGCCATTCCCGTCGCGATGATGATGATCGTGCTCTTCTCGGTGATGTCTGGGGCGCCGCAGCTCCTCAACAGCGTCATCGAGGAGAAGATGAGCCGGATCAGCGAAGTGCTGATCGGATCGGTGACGCCGTACGAGCTGATGATGGGCAAGCTGGCCGGCTGCATCGCGGTGTCGCTGGTGCTCGCCTCGGTCTACATCGTCGCCGGCACCGGCGCCGCCCGCCATTTCGGCTACGGCGACGCCATCCACGGCACCGACATCGCCTGGCTGTTCCTGTTCCTGCTGCTGGCGTCGTTCATGTTCGGCTCGGTGTTCATCACCATCGGCGCCGCCTGCTCGGATCTGAAGGACGCGCAGGGGATGATGCCGCCGGCGATGCTGGTGTTGATGCTGCCGTGGCTCACCTGGTTCGCCGTGCTGAACGCGCCCGACAGCCCGATCGCGATCGGCCTCTCGCTGCTGCCGACCGCGACGCCGTTCCTGATGCTGCTGCGCATCATGCTGCCACCGGGCCCGCCGCTCTGGCAGATCGGGCTGTCGGTCGGCCTGACGGCGGCGGCGACGATCGCGATGGTCTACGCCGCCGGCAAGATCTTCCGCACCGGTCTGCTGATGCAGGGCAAGGGGGCGTCGTTCGCCGAGATGTGGCGCTGGGTGCGGACCGACTGA
- a CDS encoding PLP-dependent aminotransferase family protein encodes MLSIEHRFVRTERPLYSHLVSLLQEAIAKGDLPSGARVPPERTLAQRLKISRTTVVSAYRELESRGLLRGYVGRGTFVCAAPEPEGTPFAWRGKIAAAALRSSDSTLRDLVRHSSDARLLSLAAGEPALDIFPNEAFLEATRHALASQPSVVWGHGPTEGQPALKNAIADRYHVPRESVLVLSGAQQGMDLLARCLIDPGDAVIMDRPGYLGAIQSFRAAGAKLIGWDILRGDTDELEDLLVRYRPKLIYTNPTFHNPTGTTLPIRTRREVISLAQRYRVPIVEDATYRDLYFTDAPPSSLRELDEHNLVIYLNSFSKVMAPGLRLGWIAAAPSIVDQIAIIKQRLDPHTPNLVQLAIARLMRQGTFDDHLKTIRTVHAKRCTQMIAALQRHLPPGAIRFARPAGGLYLWCRLGAGLSATMLHERALASGVTFVPGPAFYPDPAGDSELRLCFTSVLPSTMDESVRRLARCIGDLRLSA; translated from the coding sequence ATGCTGTCGATCGAGCATCGGTTCGTCCGAACGGAGCGGCCCCTCTACAGCCATCTCGTGTCGCTGCTCCAGGAAGCCATCGCCAAGGGCGATCTCCCATCGGGCGCGCGCGTCCCTCCGGAGCGGACGCTCGCCCAGCGACTCAAGATCAGTCGGACGACGGTCGTGAGCGCGTATCGCGAGCTGGAATCGCGCGGCCTGCTGCGCGGCTACGTCGGCCGCGGCACTTTCGTGTGCGCCGCGCCTGAGCCCGAGGGGACCCCCTTTGCTTGGCGCGGCAAGATTGCGGCGGCGGCCCTGCGCTCCAGCGATTCGACGCTGCGTGACCTCGTACGGCATTCGTCGGATGCGCGGCTGCTCTCGCTCGCCGCCGGAGAGCCGGCGCTCGACATCTTTCCGAACGAGGCCTTCCTCGAGGCCACCCGCCACGCGCTCGCCAGCCAGCCGTCGGTCGTGTGGGGCCATGGGCCGACCGAAGGCCAGCCGGCGCTGAAGAACGCGATTGCGGACCGGTATCACGTCCCGCGCGAGAGCGTGCTGGTCCTGTCGGGAGCGCAGCAGGGGATGGATCTGCTGGCGCGCTGCCTGATCGATCCCGGTGACGCCGTCATCATGGACCGTCCGGGTTATCTCGGCGCGATCCAGTCGTTCCGCGCCGCCGGCGCAAAATTGATCGGCTGGGACATCCTGCGCGGCGATACCGACGAACTCGAGGATCTCCTGGTCCGCTATCGTCCGAAGCTGATTTACACGAACCCGACGTTCCACAATCCGACCGGCACGACGCTGCCGATCCGCACCCGGCGCGAGGTCATCTCGCTCGCGCAGCGCTATCGCGTGCCGATCGTCGAGGACGCCACCTACCGCGATCTGTACTTCACCGACGCGCCGCCGTCGTCGCTCCGCGAGCTGGACGAGCACAACCTCGTCATCTACCTGAACAGCTTCTCGAAGGTGATGGCTCCCGGACTGCGCCTCGGCTGGATCGCCGCGGCCCCGTCGATCGTCGATCAGATCGCGATCATCAAGCAGCGGCTCGATCCGCACACGCCCAATCTCGTCCAGCTCGCGATCGCGCGGCTGATGCGGCAGGGCACGTTCGACGACCATCTCAAGACCATCCGGACAGTACACGCCAAGCGCTGCACGCAGATGATCGCGGCATTGCAGCGGCACCTGCCGCCCGGCGCGATCCGCTTCGCGCGGCCGGCCGGCGGGCTCTACCTCTGGTGCCGCCTCGGCGCCGGCTTGAGCGCCACCATGCTGCATGAGCGGGCCCTCGCCAGCGGCGTGACGTTCGTGCCGGGGCCCGCGTTCTATCCCGACCCGGCGGGCGACTCCGAGCTGCGGCTCTGTTTCACGAGCGTGCTGCCGTCGACGATGGACGAGAGCGTGCGGCGGCTGGCGCGCTGCATTGGGGACCTGCGCCTGAGCGCCTGA
- a CDS encoding cytochrome c oxidase subunit 3, giving the protein MNAIPYTVERRPDTGVNNVQLGMWLFIASEVMLFGGLFSAYFTLRAGAPSPWLPLRDHLAGAIAATIPLLAGTALTATTVRRLDRYRLSLALAVILALSFCAWKALEYQELFRAGHSPASSTLMATFFLLTGVHVLHVLGGIAATVWIVLRGGAVPDRGPTINRLRALTRYWTFVDIVWLVLLVLLYVV; this is encoded by the coding sequence ATGAACGCCATCCCCTACACCGTCGAACGTCGCCCGGACACCGGGGTGAACAACGTCCAGCTCGGAATGTGGCTGTTCATCGCCTCGGAGGTCATGCTCTTCGGGGGATTGTTCTCCGCGTACTTCACGCTTCGCGCGGGAGCGCCGTCGCCATGGCTGCCGCTGCGGGATCATCTGGCCGGAGCAATCGCGGCGACGATTCCCTTGTTGGCGGGGACCGCCCTGACAGCCACGACGGTCAGGCGGCTGGATCGCTACCGGCTGTCGCTTGCGCTGGCGGTGATATTGGCGCTGTCGTTCTGCGCGTGGAAGGCCCTCGAGTATCAGGAACTGTTCCGCGCCGGCCACAGCCCGGCGTCGAGCACGCTGATGGCGACGTTCTTCCTGCTGACGGGTGTGCACGTCCTGCACGTCTTGGGCGGCATCGCCGCGACGGTGTGGATCGTGCTGCGCGGCGGCGCCGTCCCGGATCGGGGGCCGACGATCAATCGTCTTCGCGCGCTGACGCGCTACTGGACGTTCGTGGACATCGTCTGGCTGGTGTTGCTGGTGCTGCTGTATGTGGTCTGA
- a CDS encoding NAD(P)/FAD-dependent oxidoreductase: MYDVVIVGAGPAGLSAALILGRARRRVLICDSGHPRNAASRAMHGYLSRDGMPPREFLAASREELCRYDSVELRDIEVRSAECRAGTHFHVTLADGSEHTSRKLLIATGVVDNLPAIPGFREWYGAGVFHCPYCDGWEVRDRPLVIYGRGARGLGLSLELTGWSRDLVLCTDGPSEIDGDDLARLARQRIAVREDRVARLEGTERLEGIVFASGETLPCDALFFTTGQTQQSALALGLGCKFNEKGTVLTGKYESTHLSGLYVAGDASRAVQWVVVAAAEGAEAAFAINTDLLRADLA; encoded by the coding sequence ATGTACGACGTCGTCATTGTGGGCGCCGGACCGGCGGGCCTGAGCGCGGCGTTGATCCTGGGGCGCGCGAGGCGGCGCGTGCTGATCTGTGACAGCGGGCATCCACGCAACGCCGCGTCGCGCGCCATGCACGGCTACCTCTCGCGCGATGGGATGCCGCCGCGCGAGTTCCTGGCGGCGTCGCGCGAGGAGCTCTGCCGATACGACTCCGTGGAGCTTCGCGACATCGAAGTGCGCAGCGCCGAGTGCCGTGCCGGCACGCACTTTCACGTCACGCTCGCCGATGGCAGCGAGCACACCTCGCGAAAGCTGCTGATTGCGACGGGAGTGGTGGACAATCTGCCCGCCATTCCGGGATTTCGCGAGTGGTACGGCGCCGGCGTGTTTCATTGCCCGTACTGCGACGGCTGGGAAGTGCGCGACCGGCCGCTGGTGATCTATGGCCGGGGGGCGCGCGGGCTCGGCCTCTCGTTGGAGCTGACCGGCTGGAGCCGCGATCTCGTCCTGTGCACCGATGGCCCGAGTGAGATCGACGGCGACGACCTGGCGCGGCTCGCGCGTCAGCGCATCGCCGTGCGCGAGGACCGCGTCGCGCGGCTCGAGGGGACGGAGCGTCTCGAAGGGATCGTCTTTGCGTCGGGCGAGACGCTGCCCTGCGACGCGCTCTTTTTCACGACCGGCCAGACGCAGCAGTCGGCGCTCGCGCTCGGGCTCGGCTGCAAGTTCAACGAGAAGGGCACCGTACTCACCGGCAAGTACGAATCGACGCACCTGTCCGGCCTGTACGTGGCCGGCGACGCGTCGCGCGCCGTGCAATGGGTCGTCGTGGCCGCGGCGGAGGGGGCGGAGGCCGCTTTTGCCATCAACACCGACCTGCTCAGGGCAGACCTCGCGTGA
- a CDS encoding FG-GAP-like repeat-containing protein, with the protein MIPLRSLGIFLLAMATALPSAAQIITTERNDAASSAGARGITVADLNRDGWLDIATANHDPSGVSVLINRGAAGGYAASFIPIAGGPFDIASADLNKDGVPDLVVANPDANEIDVLFGLPGGSFRPPLQIGAAFNPRGIAVGDIDKDGNPDIVYTLYANQGVAVLYGDGQGAFAMRAGPGTVGINPQGVAIADFNMDGWPDLVVASSGSAGLTILYQTPGAGTFTRQDLNVPSQQNVVVTGDFNRDGRPDVAAAATGTGDITIYLNGRGFTETLVYPSGGGSTRSIAAMDLDRDGAVDIVVGNRGSSTIDVLPGHGDGTFGPAYGFAAGAGSRAVAVADLNNDGRLDLISGNEYAATASVLTNTTTFTKSAYAFSRTVVGAADSLYGSPDSSDVADFDLDGRYDGVTVGAHGGAVVLLGDGTSTSVPTQSSVPLAIHAARLDADGYPDIVLLDRGSAETDRTRIEVYLGAGNGQFPRRKTTQTSLVAYDMRLADFNGDGRLDAAIIGQPTNGGQPLTIQIFLGGGDGSFTPGAAIHFSTTYAELVIGDVNRDGSVDVLSFTSAANGVSAQVLTWLNDGRGGFPTAPRVVALDGLQFVNGGDLGDVDHDGWPDLVVSGYPTVSDAAARSTLILAGGVSGFGVPRTVVTGDQYTFSPHLADITLDGNLDLLTESGHVVPGRGDGTFGQPQAFDYYAPGLQVLDFNKDGLPDVVAQEEDGSVQILLNQRRDTNTPPTVALPADYSIQYRYQFGDGEENELDAQGSDPDLHRLTYKWFDAEGNLLADTRLDNYFIMPAVAPGSYTYTVEANDGRGGTARDSITITILPEKELVFDLGNQIFNAVGDKWSIVNDTTAAGGVAVHDRNDGMPKVAAPSSSPGSYVDVEFVADPTQTYKLWVRLKADGDSWSNDSVWLQFTGAVDADGKAYEPGSATGIAVNLEECSGCGVSGWGWRDEAWGTPDAIGTLTLRFPTGGMQHVRFQTREDGVYVDQLVLSSERYMTTRPGAAKNDRTILRSTPD; encoded by the coding sequence ATGATCCCCTTACGCAGTCTCGGCATTTTTCTGCTCGCTATGGCGACGGCATTGCCCAGTGCCGCGCAGATCATTACGACCGAGCGCAACGACGCTGCGTCGTCGGCGGGCGCGCGCGGCATCACCGTCGCCGACCTCAACCGAGACGGCTGGCTCGACATCGCAACCGCCAACCATGATCCGAGCGGCGTGTCGGTCCTCATCAATCGCGGCGCGGCCGGCGGCTACGCGGCGTCGTTCATTCCGATCGCCGGCGGACCGTTCGACATCGCCAGCGCCGACCTGAACAAGGACGGCGTTCCCGACCTCGTCGTCGCCAACCCGGATGCCAACGAGATCGACGTCCTCTTCGGGCTGCCAGGAGGGAGCTTTCGTCCCCCTCTGCAGATCGGTGCGGCGTTCAACCCGCGCGGCATCGCCGTCGGCGACATCGACAAGGACGGCAACCCCGACATCGTCTACACGCTCTACGCCAATCAGGGCGTCGCCGTCCTGTACGGTGACGGGCAGGGCGCCTTCGCGATGCGCGCCGGGCCCGGCACGGTGGGGATCAACCCGCAGGGGGTCGCGATCGCGGACTTCAACATGGACGGCTGGCCCGATCTCGTCGTGGCCTCGTCAGGCAGCGCCGGACTGACCATCCTGTACCAGACGCCGGGCGCCGGCACGTTCACCCGTCAGGACCTCAATGTCCCCTCGCAGCAGAACGTCGTCGTCACCGGGGATTTCAACCGCGACGGGCGTCCGGATGTGGCCGCTGCCGCCACGGGCACAGGTGACATCACGATTTACCTCAACGGCCGCGGGTTCACCGAAACGTTGGTGTACCCGAGTGGCGGCGGCTCGACGCGCAGCATCGCGGCGATGGATCTGGACCGCGACGGCGCGGTCGACATCGTCGTCGGCAACCGCGGCTCGAGCACGATCGATGTACTGCCCGGCCACGGCGACGGCACCTTCGGTCCGGCCTACGGGTTCGCCGCCGGCGCGGGCAGCCGCGCGGTGGCCGTCGCCGACCTCAACAACGATGGACGGCTGGATCTGATCAGCGGTAACGAGTATGCGGCGACGGCAAGCGTGCTGACCAACACCACCACGTTCACGAAGTCCGCGTACGCCTTCAGCCGGACCGTCGTCGGCGCGGCCGACAGCCTCTACGGCAGCCCTGACAGCTCCGACGTGGCCGACTTCGATCTCGATGGCAGATACGACGGGGTCACCGTGGGCGCGCACGGCGGGGCCGTCGTGTTGCTCGGCGATGGGACAAGCACCTCCGTCCCGACGCAGTCCTCGGTGCCGCTGGCGATCCACGCGGCTCGACTCGACGCTGACGGCTACCCCGACATCGTCCTCCTCGATCGCGGAAGCGCGGAGACCGATCGGACGCGCATCGAGGTATACCTGGGTGCGGGCAACGGTCAGTTCCCCCGCCGCAAGACCACGCAGACGTCGCTCGTCGCGTACGACATGCGGCTCGCCGACTTCAATGGCGACGGCCGGCTCGACGCGGCCATCATCGGTCAGCCGACCAATGGCGGACAGCCGCTGACGATCCAGATCTTCCTCGGCGGCGGCGATGGGTCGTTCACTCCTGGCGCGGCGATTCACTTTTCGACCACATACGCGGAGCTGGTGATCGGCGACGTCAATCGCGACGGCAGCGTCGACGTGCTGTCGTTCACCTCGGCTGCCAACGGCGTCAGCGCGCAGGTACTGACCTGGCTGAACGACGGTCGAGGGGGGTTCCCTACCGCGCCGAGAGTCGTGGCGCTCGACGGATTGCAGTTCGTGAACGGCGGCGATCTCGGCGACGTGGATCACGACGGTTGGCCCGACCTCGTCGTTTCGGGATATCCAACCGTGTCCGACGCGGCGGCCCGCAGCACGCTGATCCTCGCGGGCGGGGTATCCGGTTTCGGTGTTCCCCGGACGGTCGTGACCGGCGACCAATACACGTTCTCGCCTCATCTCGCGGACATCACGCTGGACGGCAATCTCGACCTGCTGACCGAGAGCGGGCACGTCGTCCCGGGCCGGGGCGACGGCACGTTCGGGCAGCCGCAGGCGTTCGACTATTACGCGCCGGGTCTGCAGGTGCTCGATTTCAACAAGGACGGGCTGCCGGACGTCGTCGCGCAGGAAGAGGACGGCTCGGTACAGATCCTGTTGAACCAGCGTCGCGACACGAACACGCCGCCGACGGTCGCGCTGCCGGCGGACTACTCCATCCAGTATCGATACCAGTTCGGGGATGGCGAGGAGAACGAGCTCGACGCGCAAGGGTCCGATCCCGATCTGCACCGGCTGACCTACAAGTGGTTCGATGCCGAGGGGAATCTCCTCGCGGACACGCGCCTCGATAACTACTTCATCATGCCGGCGGTCGCGCCTGGCAGCTATACCTATACCGTCGAAGCCAACGACGGACGTGGCGGCACGGCTCGCGATTCGATCACGATCACTATCCTGCCGGAGAAAGAGCTGGTGTTCGACCTCGGCAACCAGATCTTCAACGCTGTCGGCGACAAGTGGTCGATCGTCAACGACACGACCGCGGCGGGCGGCGTCGCGGTACACGATCGCAACGACGGGATGCCCAAGGTGGCGGCGCCGTCGTCGTCGCCCGGCAGTTACGTCGACGTCGAGTTCGTGGCCGATCCGACGCAGACCTACAAGCTCTGGGTGCGCCTGAAAGCCGACGGCGATTCCTGGTCGAACGATTCGGTGTGGCTGCAGTTCACCGGCGCGGTTGACGCAGACGGAAAGGCGTACGAACCAGGATCGGCGACGGGCATCGCCGTCAATCTCGAGGAGTGTTCGGGGTGCGGCGTGTCGGGCTGGGGCTGGCGCGACGAGGCGTGGGGGACGCCGGATGCGATCGGCACCTTGACGCTACGCTTCCCGACGGGAGGCATGCAGCACGTGCGCTTCCAGACGCGCGAGGACGGCGTCTACGTCGATCAGCTCGTGCTGTCGTCGGAGCGCTACATGACGACGCGTCCAGGGGCCGCGAAGAACGACCGCACAATCCTGCGGTCGACGCCGGACTAG